The following are from one region of the Corylus avellana chromosome ca1, CavTom2PMs-1.0 genome:
- the LOC132167276 gene encoding protein LATERAL ROOT PRIMORDIUM 1, translating into MGMLGLRDLFLIAPSSSMHQQNQTISSDHRPNIPLPSSAALGVGLGIFPLLTATPCITPSNNDGSEKMVDSSSGSGMRACRDCGNRAKKDCSHRRCRTCCKSRGYDCSTHVRSTWVPASRRRDRKMVVVGGGSGSGDVDGSSGSSGVKRSRIVASPPPATTASHASTSRSGDISSAHQDASFKKLLPGQVRAPAVFRCHRVTAIGNGEAEFVYQATVSISGHVFKGFLYDQGVDEKNAFPCISQQHLDSSSSGRNRESSSSPIVVPSS; encoded by the exons ATGGGCATGTTGGGCCTGAGAGACCTCTTTCTCATAGCTCCAAGCTCTTCCATGCACCAGCAAAACCAAACCATTTCCTCTGATCACCGCCCAAACATTCCTCTGCCTTCCTCTGCCGCCCTTGGTGTTGGCCTCGGCATTTTCCCGCTCCTCACCGCCACTCCATGCATAACTCCATCAAACAATGATGGCTCTGAGAAAATGGTGGATAGCAGCAGTGGGAGTGGTATGAGGGCTTGCAGGGACTGTGGGAACAGAGCCAAGAAGGATTGCAGTCATAGGAGGTGCAGGACTTGTTGTAAGAGTCGTGGTTACGATTGTTCTACTCACGTGAGGAGCACGTGGGTGCCGGCGTCTCGTCGGCGGGATCGGAAGATGGTGGTGGTTGGCGGTGGCAGTGGCAGTGGTGATGTTGATGGTTCTTCTGGGTCTTCTGGTGTTAAAAGGTCGAGAATTGTGGCGTCACCTCCTCCAGCAACTACTGCATCCCATGCTTCTACGTCTAGGAGTGGTGACATTAGTTCTGCCCACCAAG ATGCAAGTTTTAAGAAGTTGTTACCGGGCCAAGTTCGTGCACCAGCAGTTTTTAGGTGTCACAGAGTCACTGCCATTGGTAATGGTGAAGCCGAGTTTGTCTACCAGGCTACTGTGAGTATCAGTGGCCATGTATTCAAAGGGTTTCTCTATGATCAAGGGGTTGATGAGAAAAATGCATTCCCATGTATTTCACAACAGCATCTTGATAGTAGTAGCAGTGGGAGGAATAGGGAgtcctcttcttctccaattGTGGTTCCATCAAGCTGA
- the LOC132167844 gene encoding uncharacterized protein LOC132167844 isoform X2 yields the protein MTSLASPWIPRASLLTTPSKFPKFQSYPPPPPPPQSSSSSCFRVVCRAGSNSQQVGSDLKFVLHEALESSGIDTSHARDAREGFCTQIQNFSDIERETSITINRCVDLGKTALYIAAEDDSLISHSSVPLPVDAFIERLDDLSVGYCSQYNSSYSLSPEKLLESLERYLYGTKGFRRTHSRNQSEPRALYLHSVLTHRSGSIAMLSLIYSELLKMLRLWGLVNFDVEIFFPHDLHSLPRGYVKQKSKESDQQHIVTSQTLLVEILKNLKNAFWPFQHDHTRSLFLWAAHAANCIDKTNIGEESGFQLASAKAAQHRLERGVWTSVRFGDMRRALSTSERLILLDTDAKELRDYSILLYHCGFYEQSLQYLKLYQEAKDSSLQKQLSDSLSTLEEDAVEKLMIRLNLISMEEGWSKSSYFRNYLGNNSEPW from the exons ATGACTTCGTTAGCCTCTCCATGGATTCCCAGAGCCTCTTTACTCACAACCCCTTCCAAATTCCCGAAATTCCAATCCTaccctccaccaccaccaccaccacaatcatcttcttcttcgtgTTTTCGCGTGGTGTGTCGTGCCGGATCAAATTCTCAGCAAGTGGGGAGCGACCTGAAGTTCGTTCTCCACGAGGCTTTGGAATCTTCTGGAATCGACACCTCTCATGCTAGA GACGCGAGGGAGGGTTTCTGTACGCAGATTCAAAACTTCTCTGATATCGAAAGGGAAACCAGCATCACGATTAATAGATGTGTTGATTTGGGGAAAACAGCTCTTTATATAGCTGCAGAGGATGATTCTCTTATTTCACACTCTTCAGTTCCTCTCCCTGTGGATGCTTTCATTGAGAGATTGGACGATCTTTCAGTGGGCTACTGTTCTCAGTATAACTCTTCATATAGTTTGTCGCCCGAGAAACTCCTGGAGAGTTTAGAGAGATATCTGTATGGCACGAAG GGCTTCCGAAGAACCCATTCGCGAAATCAATCAGAGCCTCGAGCTCTTTATCTTCACTCA GTTTTGACCCATCGTTCAGGCTCCATTGCAATGCTTTCACTTATATACTCAGAACTCCTGAAAATGCTTCGCTTGTGGGGCCTTGTGAATTTTGATGTAGAGATATTCTTTCCTCATGATCTTCATAGTCTACCCAGAGGCTATGTTAAACAAAAAAGCAAGGAGTCAGATCAACAACATATAGTTACTTCACAAACGCTATTGGTGGAG attttgaaaaatttgaagaatgCTTTCTGGCCATTTCAACATGATCATACCAGGAGTTTATTCTTATGGGCAGCACATGCAGCTAACTGCATCGATAAAACAAATATTGGTGAAGAAAG TGGCTTTCAACTTGCATCTGCTAAGGCTGCTCAACATAGGCTAGAACGTGGGGTTTGGACTAGCGTACGTTTTGGGGACATGAGGCGCGCATTATCTA CATCTGAACGTCTTATACTCCTGGATACTGATGCAAAGGAATTAAGAGATTATAGCATTCTTCTCTACCACTGTGGATTCTATGAGCAATCATTGCAATATCTGAAGTTGTATCAGGAAGCAAAG GATTCCTCCTTACAAAAGCAATTGTCTGATTCACTTAGCACCCTGGAGGAAGATGCTGTGGAGAAATTGATGATACGCCTCAACCTCATCTCAATGGAAGAAGGTTGGAGCAAGTCATCATACTTCAGAAATTATCTTGGTAATAACTCTGAACCATGGTAG
- the LOC132167844 gene encoding uncharacterized protein LOC132167844 isoform X3 yields MTSLASPWIPRASLLTTPSKFPKFQSYPPPPPPPQSSSSSCFRVVCRAGSNSQQVGSDLKFVLHEALESSGIDTSHARGFRRTHSRNQSEPRALYLHSVLTHRSGSIAMLSLIYSELLKMLRLWGLVNFDVEIFFPHDLHSLPRGYVKQKSKESDQQHIVTSQTLLVEILKNLKNAFWPFQHDHTRSLFLWAAHAANCIDKTNIGEESGFQLASAKAAQHRLERGVWTSVRFGDMRRALSTSERLILLDTDAKELRDYSILLYHCGFYEQSLQYLKLYQEAKALFSICDITSVFTFELTNRILFKQLQDSSLQKQLSDSLSTLEEDAVEKLMIRLNLISMEEGWSKSSYFRNYLGNNSEPW; encoded by the exons ATGACTTCGTTAGCCTCTCCATGGATTCCCAGAGCCTCTTTACTCACAACCCCTTCCAAATTCCCGAAATTCCAATCCTaccctccaccaccaccaccaccacaatcatcttcttcttcgtgTTTTCGCGTGGTGTGTCGTGCCGGATCAAATTCTCAGCAAGTGGGGAGCGACCTGAAGTTCGTTCTCCACGAGGCTTTGGAATCTTCTGGAATCGACACCTCTCATGCTAGA GGCTTCCGAAGAACCCATTCGCGAAATCAATCAGAGCCTCGAGCTCTTTATCTTCACTCA GTTTTGACCCATCGTTCAGGCTCCATTGCAATGCTTTCACTTATATACTCAGAACTCCTGAAAATGCTTCGCTTGTGGGGCCTTGTGAATTTTGATGTAGAGATATTCTTTCCTCATGATCTTCATAGTCTACCCAGAGGCTATGTTAAACAAAAAAGCAAGGAGTCAGATCAACAACATATAGTTACTTCACAAACGCTATTGGTGGAG attttgaaaaatttgaagaatgCTTTCTGGCCATTTCAACATGATCATACCAGGAGTTTATTCTTATGGGCAGCACATGCAGCTAACTGCATCGATAAAACAAATATTGGTGAAGAAAG TGGCTTTCAACTTGCATCTGCTAAGGCTGCTCAACATAGGCTAGAACGTGGGGTTTGGACTAGCGTACGTTTTGGGGACATGAGGCGCGCATTATCTA CATCTGAACGTCTTATACTCCTGGATACTGATGCAAAGGAATTAAGAGATTATAGCATTCTTCTCTACCACTGTGGATTCTATGAGCAATCATTGCAATATCTGAAGTTGTATCAGGAAGCAAAGGCACTATTCTCTATCTGTGACATAACATCTGTATTTACTTTTGAATTAACTAATAGGATTTTATTTAAACAATTGCAGGATTCCTCCTTACAAAAGCAATTGTCTGATTCACTTAGCACCCTGGAGGAAGATGCTGTGGAGAAATTGATGATACGCCTCAACCTCATCTCAATGGAAGAAGGTTGGAGCAAGTCATCATACTTCAGAAATTATCTTGGTAATAACTCTGAACCATGGTAG
- the LOC132167844 gene encoding uncharacterized protein LOC132167844 isoform X1, whose protein sequence is MTSLASPWIPRASLLTTPSKFPKFQSYPPPPPPPQSSSSSCFRVVCRAGSNSQQVGSDLKFVLHEALESSGIDTSHARDAREGFCTQIQNFSDIERETSITINRCVDLGKTALYIAAEDDSLISHSSVPLPVDAFIERLDDLSVGYCSQYNSSYSLSPEKLLESLERYLYGTKGFRRTHSRNQSEPRALYLHSVLTHRSGSIAMLSLIYSELLKMLRLWGLVNFDVEIFFPHDLHSLPRGYVKQKSKESDQQHIVTSQTLLVEILKNLKNAFWPFQHDHTRSLFLWAAHAANCIDKTNIGEESGFQLASAKAAQHRLERGVWTSVRFGDMRRALSTSERLILLDTDAKELRDYSILLYHCGFYEQSLQYLKLYQEAKALFSICDITSVFTFELTNRILFKQLQDSSLQKQLSDSLSTLEEDAVEKLMIRLNLISMEEGWSKSSYFRNYLGNNSEPW, encoded by the exons ATGACTTCGTTAGCCTCTCCATGGATTCCCAGAGCCTCTTTACTCACAACCCCTTCCAAATTCCCGAAATTCCAATCCTaccctccaccaccaccaccaccacaatcatcttcttcttcgtgTTTTCGCGTGGTGTGTCGTGCCGGATCAAATTCTCAGCAAGTGGGGAGCGACCTGAAGTTCGTTCTCCACGAGGCTTTGGAATCTTCTGGAATCGACACCTCTCATGCTAGA GACGCGAGGGAGGGTTTCTGTACGCAGATTCAAAACTTCTCTGATATCGAAAGGGAAACCAGCATCACGATTAATAGATGTGTTGATTTGGGGAAAACAGCTCTTTATATAGCTGCAGAGGATGATTCTCTTATTTCACACTCTTCAGTTCCTCTCCCTGTGGATGCTTTCATTGAGAGATTGGACGATCTTTCAGTGGGCTACTGTTCTCAGTATAACTCTTCATATAGTTTGTCGCCCGAGAAACTCCTGGAGAGTTTAGAGAGATATCTGTATGGCACGAAG GGCTTCCGAAGAACCCATTCGCGAAATCAATCAGAGCCTCGAGCTCTTTATCTTCACTCA GTTTTGACCCATCGTTCAGGCTCCATTGCAATGCTTTCACTTATATACTCAGAACTCCTGAAAATGCTTCGCTTGTGGGGCCTTGTGAATTTTGATGTAGAGATATTCTTTCCTCATGATCTTCATAGTCTACCCAGAGGCTATGTTAAACAAAAAAGCAAGGAGTCAGATCAACAACATATAGTTACTTCACAAACGCTATTGGTGGAG attttgaaaaatttgaagaatgCTTTCTGGCCATTTCAACATGATCATACCAGGAGTTTATTCTTATGGGCAGCACATGCAGCTAACTGCATCGATAAAACAAATATTGGTGAAGAAAG TGGCTTTCAACTTGCATCTGCTAAGGCTGCTCAACATAGGCTAGAACGTGGGGTTTGGACTAGCGTACGTTTTGGGGACATGAGGCGCGCATTATCTA CATCTGAACGTCTTATACTCCTGGATACTGATGCAAAGGAATTAAGAGATTATAGCATTCTTCTCTACCACTGTGGATTCTATGAGCAATCATTGCAATATCTGAAGTTGTATCAGGAAGCAAAGGCACTATTCTCTATCTGTGACATAACATCTGTATTTACTTTTGAATTAACTAATAGGATTTTATTTAAACAATTGCAGGATTCCTCCTTACAAAAGCAATTGTCTGATTCACTTAGCACCCTGGAGGAAGATGCTGTGGAGAAATTGATGATACGCCTCAACCTCATCTCAATGGAAGAAGGTTGGAGCAAGTCATCATACTTCAGAAATTATCTTGGTAATAACTCTGAACCATGGTAG